GCTGGTTGATACCTCCAATTGTTTTACAGCTGATAATGAGTAAGatgtgtggattttttttttttatattaattatgtaaaatactttaagttaaacaaacacattttgcttttcttaAAATTCTTCTGAAAGAGACAATTGCTCTGCTTGTTTTCCCCTTTTCACATCAAGCCAGAATAATCAGAGGTActgtgacaaaaaataaaaatgaaaatagttgtgACTGTTATACCCGCGTCACTCAGCCATTTCTCCAGCAGAGGCTTGAGTTTGCACATGTTTTTGAAGCTGAGGTTGAGAGCCTCGAAGCGAGAGATTGTGGTCTGGCTGAAATCATTCCCGTACAGTTTTCCCATCGCAAGACCCACGTCTCCctgtgataaaacacacacacacacacacacacacacacacacacgaactaTATCACCCTCTTATGCAAAAGTCTAGAAAGTATAGATGTAAGcaaaactgtgtgcacacaacagtaagcacagcaggtcacagtTCAAAGTTAAAGCAGGAAGTCAgtttgtaaactgtgatggatgttaaCAACTGACTTCCAACTGAATTTTACCGttcacctttgtttttctttcaaataagtTTGGATAAcctgggggtttgtttaaaaaaggatCCAACTGTTCATGTTATTATTCTGATAGACATGATGGCCAACACGaggacccaagttgtaataaagcTAAAGTACTGCAAACCAGGTCCAGCACAAACCATATAACACAAGGGAGCAACctgagaaatacagaatacaaaTACATCTTAGGTTTAAAAGTAAATGTCCGTAAAGACCCTGGAAATTTTGTTTCTTGGCATTAAAGTAGGatgctgattgagaaaataagttttcagggcctttaaaggaAAACATGGTGGGGTTGTTTCTCTTAATTACCTGGGTGAAGCCCAGTTTGATGCGTCTTTGTTTGAATGCTTTAGCAAACTGCTCCAGTTCTTCCAGATCACTGGGTTCTTCCTGTGGTGGTACTGACATGTGTTTGGGCATCTGCAGGTGGGACATGTCCATGTGGTTCTCCATAGACGGTCCTGCCAGACCAGAGCGATTCATGGCCTGGATCAGAGAAACATCACAGAAAAGATGAagtaaaataagcaaaaaaaagtttttaatgtgctttagCACAACAATAACTATAATGTATCTGCAAGACTCACATTTACTTAGCCGGATGTTCAGATTTTGGACTTTACCGAATTCACAAATGCAGTTCAAGTGTTAAGCTTGTTGTCAGCCTTTGTTTCCTGTTAGTGTGGCTGCTACAGCTCAGTCTTTATTATCGCagcctgtgctgctgttgactaGCGACTTGTTGCCGTCCttttggccacctgatgaatgttagtcactctctttttagccctgtttttggtctccacagattcctgagggaaatatctgtctctttagctgctaaatgctccacaatgttcactagctagctgctaactttgtctgtctgctagATAGGCAGCGTACAGTGGGGTTTTTGTTGATATGAAAATACTGAGTCAAGCCGTTTTAAACAGCACATGTCCTAGTGGGAAATGTGACATTCTTGGTGCATTATActttgttcttgtgtgtacagacaggaagtggtcTGGATTTACCTGTGGAGTCAGAGCCAGTCCAGGTTGATGCTGAAGGAGACTAGTTTGACTCTGGCCAGGAAGGGACAGCATGTTCTGCTGCAGAAGGGCTGCAAAGGAAAACGGCAGGTTTTGATCAATTAATCCGTTTGAGACTGCAAGACTCTGGGATGAGAGTttatcttctcatccaactctcggcaagaaacCTGATTAAGCATATTTCCCAGACTGTCCCTGTAAAGAAAGCCTCTGAATTAGGGCATAGctacaatatacattttttaattaaagccaTAACTGGAGCCTTAAGTCCCTGAAAATAAGTCACTCATCCCCCAATAAGTGGAAAGGTTTTTAAGACCTGGGTGGCTGGTGGGACTCTGGGAGAGCAGGAAGGGGGAGGGAGACGACAGGTGAGACGGTGGCATCAGAACCAGCTGCTGCATGCTGTGGAGAGAGGTGAGCTCctgcagcaaaaacagaaaagaacaacaaaattAGTCTTGACTCACCTATAAATGGAGAATAAGCTTCAGCGTTGACTTTGAAGtgagtatactgtatatgagcaCAACGTAGCCTTCATCAAGCTAGcaagtacatttttgtacattttcatttgtacaatttttttttaccttaattGTACCTTTAAACCTGAATTAGCAGAACCaagctgtaaatacaacactgacatattatcaccttttaagatGTTATGTTAGCACTGTGTTATGTTAGGGGAATTGCgagaaacatatttaaaaaagaccagttaaaacaaatgcagctgAGGCCGAGTCTACGTCTTACCCCTGTCAGCTGACCTCCGGGCATCTGCAAGCTCTGTGTCAGGTGACATGTCTTCAGCGTGGAGACTGAATGAGGTGAGTCGCTGATAGCCTCTGTCTTAATCTAAGACACAACCAAACAGTGTTAACTCAGGTTTCTTATGAATAtgttaaatgatgaaaaaggATCAGTtttgtagagctgagaggatgTAAAACATTGTCTGTGCATAATCTTAGGGGCAAATGGgtgcatgtttacatgtgtctgactgtgtgtagagacagtgtgtgcacacacacacacacacacacacacatagggacTCATGTACACTCGCTCCAGGACCAGTTTGGTCACTAAACATGATACAAAGAGTGATagactctctccctctcctcggGCAAGCCAGTATGCAAATATCCCTCCCCCTCAcacaacgcccccccccccaacccctgAATGCCATGTCACTTCCTGAAAGCACGAGCACTGAAAGAAATGTCTTCCCCTGCCAAAAATAATGTTTGGAGAAGTATCCAAATAGCTGCAAACTATTTGAAGTGTCATGAAGAGATGGCAGTCATTATTGACATCTGTGGGGAGAGCAGATAGTTTATCCTGAGGATGTTAGTCATCTAAAAGTCAGTTGAACCTTGTGCCCTGGGTAAAGGTTCAGTACCATTCACATGGCTCTAGGATATTTATATTCCAACTGAACTTCATTATTAAGTCTGTCAAAGGATACAGAAAGTCTTGTGATAggctatatttttcttattatcaacgaatcccatgaaaagaccaaaaccaacattaAATGAATCCCACTAACAAGAATTGTCTGCGTTTCCAAATCCTGATCATATTCCTCCgcgccatagagctccattgttatCTAAGAACTGTTAAAAACACGTTAATGAGCCACACCGCTGCACTGACATCCTTCATCATGACGAACATGAGCActttagtttattttcagtcaatCGCACgtacactgtcctgctgctggaaatgctCACTAGAGTTTGCGCTGAAAAAAtatccccaacaaatgcactatttgcTCCTGTTTTAGTGACATTTGCGAAAAACTACAGcgaccagctgttttaggaaattactgagcctttttaaaaaatgacattttacttCTTCAGCCCCCTAAAAActgttcaaatgaataaatctgATAAGAAAACAGCACTCTTTAGTTAAACCGCTTGCAACTCGGGTTTGTGAGTCCACTAGACTCTACCAgaacaccaaatgtgtattaatctgcggctgaaaatagtcccctacaaatgcactatttagtCCTGtttgtgaagttttttttaaaaataaagaagatatttgtggcctgtttttaaagacttgTCTTCAGTTGGAATCAATGGGTTTgaggctgagtgccacagacaggataGGGAAATCAGAAAGTATACACGGACTAACacatgttggttttggtcttttcataacAATTGttgacaatacacacacacagctgatcgAGAGGGAGGGTGTCGCAACGTGGTTACTTAATGTTTTCGTCAAAGATTCAGAAGTGAATTTGATCCAAATTTGTCCTTAAAAGACATCATGAAAGTGTGACGCTAGTTTCACCCACTCCACATACAAATATTACTGTGTCTAAGCGAGCTAGCAAACAGGAAATGGTTAATATATGTCCGATACAAATGCTCCTGGTGACAGAGACCTCATTCATGAAATCCTCATTCACAGGAAGCCATTAAGTAACTCTGTTACTCACTTGTCGATTGAAGTTGATCCCGTTTTGCTCTAAACgtcagaagagaaagagattcatatttttaaaatgtgacattcaaCTTCTTCAAAGTGACACACAGAACAAATCAAATCATGTAAAGATCATATTAAGTCTGTTAGCATTCAGTGTTAGCTACATGCGTATGTGAGACATGATTTCAGTGTTGTATTatgatattttgtgtttatactttatatttcaCCACTAAGTTTTTGCCtttgactttatttcaaattaaatcaagCTGAACAAAATCTATTGCTGAAGAGTAAAGCAGTTTTTGGCTTTtggcagcagtttgttttaaatttgatttgatttatttatggATCACACCGCTCCAAGGGAAAACATTACAGTAAGAACACTTATTTCTTACATGGTCCCAAGTTAAAATGTTATATGACAGACATAAAATATGGAACAGCAAaatcttcaaaacaaaagccacaATCAATACACctaaatacaacaacaacaagggaTTCACAGTACAAGTGAAATGTATTAATAACCTGCCACCTTACTCCATAAATAAGCTCTGAAAGCCTTATTTTTGTCAATTTCATATTATTAAATGTAAGGAAACCTAATGAGGTAATTAAGAAAAcagattaataaaaacaaacaactaaaaCGTGACTAgaaactgaaaaactaaaaactaggccatatagaaatatatatgcAACAATAGTGCTGGGTAATAGATACTGTCATGTATTGATATGGCAATGAgcttaatttgaattaaatagATGAGTGCTGGGAATAACTACACACTGAATCGATACACACAGAGTTATGTACAGGTTTTTAGAAAGAAACAAGAATCTATGTGTGTTCAAGTATATTCACTGCACTGGCTGTTCACACacatatgaaaacacacttcCGACAAGTGTTTTCAAGAAGTGTAGTTTTCCTCCTGAAGTGTGCAGCGCTCAGTGTCGAGTATGtgtggagaggacagaggacagaggagtggAGTTCAAAGGTTTGCTGGATCAGCTCCCATCATTTGAATGTCAAATGGGGCCtttggaactgtgtgtgtgtgtgtgtgtgtgtgtgagagaagcaGTGAGCTGCTGGAGACATACAATGCAAATATACCTAtaaacctccacacacacacacacacacacacacagacacacacacacacacactctcctacCCCGCCTCACCTCACCTCCACCCCTCTATGTCACTGCCCCCCAGCCCAACTAGCTTCCAAACTTCCAGTATGGAAATGACCAAGACATGCAAATCAGCTCCGAGCGAGGAAGCCTGTGCTGAAgctctgtctgcacacacacacacacacacacacacacacacacactcaaaacaatGGTTGTTGCAGACAAAGTTGTTGTTGAAAGAACTGCAAAAAGTCTCCATTTTAACCAGTTGATTCGTCTTTTACTCCATTCGTTTGTCCTGAAACcgtattttaaaaagtgaacagAGTGCCAGTAAATGATCATAAACTGCACTGGGACCAAGTGATACGAGTGATATCTTCCTTTTGGCACAATAATCTGTTTGACTTCAGTTAGTCTTGAGGGCTGAATATGACATTTCTGCAGTATAAAGCTGTATCCCAACACTACATCCTAATAGtactgcatactgtatgtactatTATACTATTTGTACTAATACATGTGCAAACGGATGTCATAAACTGCGATGTTGGAACGCCACTAGTATTTAAAGGAtgtctggtgttattctatgtttttctcattgtcaacaatgtcactgttgaactgtattacccccccccccccaaaaaaaaactctctgcATACGGATTATTCTTTcgtattagctttttttttgtggcatcTGTATTATACTTTCAACAGCGGGATAGCGTAGAGGATAGTATCTTAAAATGAACCTGTCTAATCTGACAGTTTCTTTGAGATTCTCAAGCTGCCAAAATGCTGCAGAAAGATACACAAAACTGCAAAGtcaaaaatgtgaaatcatTGGCAGATTTTCACCAAGAAGTGGAGCAGCACCTAAatgttcatttgtatttttgttgtcaGGCTGAAATCCCACAAAGCAACTCTGTCCCAACTAATTTTACGACAGCAAATACGAAATGTAATGACATCTGAATCGTGTTGTTTTCCCTACAATATTCACTCTTAAGCATGATTCATCTTTTTTATGGTTACGTTCAGGCACTCACAGCACAGTTTCACATGTTTCTTAACTTCATATTGTAGTTTAATTTATCCATATTCAGCATACTGTAATATTGTATGGACAAGTACttatctgtacaaaatattgCTGCTGCAGAAACTAACTTTTTCCAAAGCTGTTGTACCAAGTTCACCTCTCTTTTTGAAATTGCAGTTGTTGACTATTTTTGACATCAACCTTTTTCAAATCTGTACAATTTATTTTCGAAGTGAGAtatcataaaacagatttaccTTATAGTTCTAGGTATTATTCTGTGAataattgaaaattaaaaaccCAACTAGACCGGCTAAgaatcttcatcttcatcttccattGTGTAAAACATCCTGTGGTCAGTTTCCTATCAAATATCGTGACGTTATCTTAATGTACATTTAATGGATCCTCTGTGTCATTGTCTATAAGGACAAAAATAGTCTTAGAAATGCTCCTTTAtaattttacacttttataaatgtaatttctgattatttaaaatgtattagtgATTTTGATGTATGTATTTTACCTTTTGGGTGTGGTTTTCTTATACAACATTACAGGTTTCACACTTATTTATAGATTTCcttcatgtgtttatgtatttttatgtgtcaaacaaataaataaataaataaataagtataCTGAAAAGGTGACTTAAAGCATGATACAGgatgtgttaatgttattaatattaaactATGATCTCTCCCTAACATTAACCAAAGTGCTGTTGTTGCCTAAACCGAACCAGGTCACAGGACTCTGGATACAGACCCCAGTCCTGCACGTTGTACGTCCACCTTCCACCACGACTACCAGTGACTTGCATGTGGTGCAAAAGCGAAAACATTTCCATTGAACATAATCAAGGCAGCAACCCCCAAAATGTTAACATCATTTCGAGGAGACGGGGTTGCAATGAGCAGGTGCAAGTCCTCCAGGATCCACCTGAACACTACAGGTTCAAAACtatcctcctctgctgtctcctaCTTGATTTCAAAACACTTCAATGGTTGAAGAGTTAAAGGGTCACTTCccccaaattacaaaataaagcaTGTTCTCTCACTCACCTCTTGTGGTATCTctccatgcagatagttttggttttatttgtttaggTTTGTTTCTGAGATTTCTCCCTGCACGCcagtacaatggaggtgaatagAGTTCACAAAGTGTACTTTAGGTGAAAACGTCCCGTTAAGCGTCAACAGTTTTTATACATAGCTCATTCGCCTCCATTTTATTagtgtggaggcagaaatctcaaaacctggactaATTACAACTCAAACGATCTGCATGGAGAGATGCTACCAGACTAAGTGagaatgtatatatttatattttaacgTGGATGAACTGACATTAATACAGCCAGGCCTCACAATGACTAATGATCATtaatcaaagttaaaaaaaaagaagacaaaaactCCGACATTTAGCACTTCCATGAAATAACACActtctcttctctcacacaGCCATTGTCTAAATAAAAGTTCCACTTTTTCTGTTGCTGGttcctggttttgttttgtggctgGTTAGTGTCCTCAGCCCCCGGGCAGCCAGCATTTCTCAGCAAACAGCCTCAGGTGCATCCTGGTATAGCAACCAACTGCCAcaatatccacacacacacacatgcacacacacacggctccCTATGAAACAGTAGCAGGTCAAAATGCTGCTTGTTTAGCTTCTATTTGTGCCACATCAGGCATCATATGGACCAGAATGAGGAACCATTTTTTGCTTAAAACGTGCTACCTGTTCTGGAGTTGgatggagctgctgcagtttaaaACCTGATGTAAACATAAAAACCTAGAACCAAAAGGTCAGTGTGGACTAACGTTTAAAGGAAAAAAGGCAGGATGAAAAACAATATGTCCTCACAGATAATCCAGAcgatatatattgttttatgtttaacttaaaaaaaaaaagcaaacacgtGCAATATAATATActgcaatataatatatattccTATAGTATACTCTTCATGTtaaagcttataaaatatgactcCCTAAaggaacaaatgaaataaacaaatgaaataaaaactaagaGGATTCATTTCAAGCGTAAAGACAATAAACAGACTTTTTCTGTGGAAGTCCTGCATCCCCAACAGTGACAGaataaacagagcagagcaacTTTCACTGAGTGACGTCTGTTgaacttgtctgtgtgttgagaTGAATCAGCGGTGTTTATGTGCGCCATGAGGGAGGTGAAATATCCTTACCTGCCTGCTCAGCTGCTGGAGCCTCCGACTGCTCCACCGTGTCTGTGCTCATCTTAATATCTGTAATGATAAATATAGCTGATTTTCCTACAGGATTGTAACTTTACCAGGACAATGAAGCTCACAGGCCACCCAGGAAAATGATCTTGAGTTTATTCTAATGCGCCCTCCCCTCCACACCACCGCACAGACTGTACACAGCCCTGTGTGAGCCCTGGTTGTAATATTCATAAGCATGGCAGATATTAATAAAGCCCATAAAGCACTATCAGAGTCATCTCCACAGGAAGTGGTCACACAGCACATACACTATTTTTAAAACtcatgtgtgtgacatgaaataatGAAGCTGTTAAAAAGCCTCTGATTAGCTTGTATAGGAGGAGTGACTCACCTCAGACAGATAAACAGTTTGTGCTGCTCCAGCTGCCTTCTGTCTCCTTGATTATTCAAAATGAAGCTTGAATTGGGATAAAAAGTTTTGGAAATCCACGACTGCTCATCAGCATTTTCCTAAGTGGAGAAACGCTCACCTCTGCAGTACACCCTGCACTGCCTGATAGGCTGATTTGCATATGCCTCTGTGCGTCCTATCCAGCTTCAGACTGTTTGCATAAAACAACAATGGGGTTACTGCAAattacagcatgtgtgtgtgtgtgtgtgtgtgtgtgtgtgtgtgtgtgtgtgtgtgtccatactAAAAGGCTAAAGGGAGTCATCCTTGCTTTGGATAACAAGATGATGTATTATTCCTGTCACCTGAGATAGTTAAGTGTGTGTTAGTGATGGGGGCAGCAGGGCATCTAGTCACACTTGCTCTCGCTGATTTTAACATAtaagtcaaaacattttaactcACTACCTCAAAATGTGGGCTCGTACTATTTCATAACTTTCACGAAATAAGCCTAAATGTTGACTTATCTCAAAAATGTATCttaaaaagtcaacattttgacTTTCTATCTCAAATTTTGACCGACTCATCATTTTGATTTAACATGagtataatataaataatgtatattgtataataatattattataatggGGTTGCATACAGCAGTGACTGTATACAGCACCTCAAAAGTCAGCAGCTTTGCACAAAACTCTGCACAAAAGGATCAAAAGATTCCCGCACACTTCAAATCTTCTTTTATCATACAGGGATATCAGTGGTTGAATATAATTTAGAGCATTTACTTCATTTCTGTACAATTTTGAGTTACTTTAttggagtattttcattttatgataCTTTAAACTTCAACTCTAGAGGGAATTTCGGAAGGAACTGTTGccctttttactccactacatgtatttaaCAGCTAtaattactagttacttttcattttaagatgCATAGAAAACATGTGATCaatttacaaaatacaatacattgttatagactaaatgactcaaatgtataaaaattagttaaaattaACTCCACCATGACAAACTACAATGCTAAATGccatttacacattaatgcatcagaattaataatacaataatatgaaacataataatataacactcaTGGGGGCTATGTTTCTGCATTTTGccgattaatcgactaatcgtttcagctctaaaggGCATTATACATTCTACAAAAAGCTGTATTTTGTATAAAAAGCAGCCAAGTGAAATAATCCATCGTCATCCGTcgacaacattttattttattcgattatttatttatttatgtcccTAGGTCGATTGTGCCAACAGCAGTTTTGATCTGCTTCAGACACCTATTTCCTCTGTGGATCCATGGCCAGACCAGTAGGTGGCGATAATGCTCCTTAAGCCGTCCGGCAAACgtgaaacaataaaatcaagagaagaagaaaaggagccATTTGATTGGTTATTGCTAGGGGACAGACAGCTTCAGAGCAAGCGCTACCGCTACATCTTCAATTTAGGGCAAAAAACAGCCGTTTTTTATCCATTGTGGACCAGAGTTTATCTTCTGCCTTGACACAGCTGCTGGACGTATTTTGGTCTTTGACATTAGCTAAACCAGTGGAGACAACGCCTGTCGTGTGCTAGGATAGATAATGTAGTTTAGCCTTTTTCTAGTCGTGTGTTTATCAGGTGTGATAGACGAAGCCGAGTCTCTGTGAAGGTAAGTGAGCCACCCTGCTAATGCCAACAAGCTAGCTAGCCTCACAattcaatataaatattttatgttttctggtTACCCCTGTTGAGCCCactaatttattttaaaaggcaTAGTATTACCACCAAAGATAGCTCTTGTCATGACAGGTTAGCTGTCAGTGTATCTGCTGATGCTGGGCCTTTTATGTTGGCTGGCAGTTTGGCACTGACTACAAGCTAACGGTGATGCCATGTTTTGGCAaggaaaactgtattttatagCTTTCAGTTAGCTCTTATTTTCTTGAAGGACCACACAAATGTAGGCCTTTTACAACCTATGTGTACTTCACATGACTATCCACCATGTTTTTAAGGATGCTACAACGTTTGGATATTGATAAACCTTTCTAAACAAAGTAACACAATGTTTAACAGTAAAGCAAACAGCGTAAATAACACTGAGACCaccagaaacatttcaaaataagaacacaaaataaaacaatgtggaGCATACAGGAACCCCTAAGGTGCTACAGTTTCTCTCGATTTATTCATACCTTCTAGGCAGCCATTGATTTCAGTTAAGTTGTACATGACATGAACttgtagagacttgaaacttgactGTGTAGTTCATCTGAGTGAATTGTATGtcttcttttattgtttgtaaAGTGGTCATCATATGGTATTGCAGCTGAAATGAGGATTGATTTAAAACGTCCTCATTGTATTGCTACTtaaaagcagaaacactgtTCTTTGTGAAGGATTACCTG
The Enoplosus armatus isolate fEnoArm2 chromosome 13, fEnoArm2.hap1, whole genome shotgun sequence genome window above contains:
- the pou2f3 gene encoding POU domain, class 2, transcription factor 3 — its product is MSTDTVEQSEAPAAEQAEQNGINFNRQIKTEAISDSPHSVSTLKTCHLTQSLQMPGGQLTGELTSLHSMQQLVLMPPSHLSSPSPFLLSQSPTSHPALLQQNMLSLPGQSQTSLLQHQPGLALTPQAMNRSGLAGPSMENHMDMSHLQMPKHMSVPPQEEPSDLEELEQFAKAFKQRRIKLGFTQGDVGLAMGKLYGNDFSQTTISRFEALNLSFKNMCKLKPLLEKWLSDAESSPSDSMSNPTSLAPLMEGYGRKRKKRTSIETNIKMTLEKRFNDNPKPNSEEITMISEQLAMEKEVVRVWFCNRRQKEKRIYCPVASLSVKSHSYNSRMASASRSYSPLASGRVSSNSSPNSVSGEASPNGLSAASISLASQVNPATYSTPGSWYRTWNPTAYHH